The Corynebacterium qintianiae genome has a window encoding:
- a CDS encoding AEC family transporter, with product MLDVLTGFSIIFTVIGVGFILAQRGIIGQGEARLQFNRVAFWATTPSLIFSSVATSDTSAFLSPVNFVVFGATLSTMAIFWGISAVFFRQDVPTTMAGAASSSYFNSVNMGLPIAIYVIGDATYVVPALVMQMAVLSPFVIAGLNAGGDGKHHVRDTIISGLTAPMVLAAMAGFIVSASGWTIPEPVMAPIRILGGASIPLILMSFGASLKGSRVLREGPDRLPTLVATALKLAVMPLVAWGIGTLAGLQGNLLYAAVILAALPTAQNVYNYTANYRVGETVARDTVFLTTFLSLPAMLVIAAIFV from the coding sequence GGCTTCTCCATCATCTTCACCGTCATCGGTGTCGGCTTCATCTTGGCGCAACGCGGGATCATCGGCCAGGGCGAGGCGCGGCTGCAATTCAACCGCGTCGCGTTCTGGGCGACAACGCCCTCGCTGATCTTCTCCTCCGTGGCCACCTCCGACACCTCCGCGTTCCTTTCCCCTGTGAACTTCGTCGTATTCGGTGCGACGTTATCAACGATGGCAATCTTCTGGGGGATCTCGGCCGTCTTTTTCAGGCAGGACGTGCCGACGACGATGGCAGGGGCGGCGTCGTCAAGCTATTTCAACTCGGTCAACATGGGTCTGCCTATCGCAATCTACGTCATCGGTGACGCCACCTACGTAGTGCCCGCGCTGGTCATGCAGATGGCGGTGTTGTCGCCGTTCGTCATCGCAGGCCTCAACGCCGGCGGTGACGGCAAGCACCACGTGCGCGATACCATCATCAGCGGGTTGACCGCCCCGATGGTGCTCGCCGCAATGGCCGGATTCATCGTTTCCGCGTCGGGCTGGACAATCCCCGAACCCGTCATGGCGCCGATCAGGATCCTCGGCGGCGCGTCGATCCCGCTCATCCTCATGAGCTTCGGCGCATCGCTCAAGGGGAGCCGAGTCCTGCGCGAAGGGCCCGATCGCTTGCCGACGCTCGTAGCAACCGCCCTGAAACTCGCGGTCATGCCGCTGGTGGCCTGGGGAATCGGCACGCTCGCGGGACTGCAGGGAAACCTGCTCTACGCGGCGGTCATCCTCGCGGCGCTGCCGACCGCGCAGAACGTGTACAACTACACCGCCAACTACCGCGTCGGCGAAACAGTCGCGCGCGACACCGTGTTCCTGACGACGTTCCTATCCCTGCCGGCAATGTTGGTCATCGCCGCAATCTTTGTGTAG